TAAAAGGTGTCCCTCAACCTAATGTAACTTGGTTAAAGAAAGGAGGATCTCTGAGTGACaatatttccttgcttttcaaTGGATCTCTGCTGTTGCAGAATGTTTCCCTTGAAAGTGAAGGAACCTACATCTGTACAGCCACCAATGCTCTTGGAAAGCCGATGGCAACATCCATCCTCCACTTGCTGGACACTTTCTGGGAGCTTGGTAGCTGGACACATTGTTCTGCCACTTGCGGCCACTTGGGGGCCCGAGTTCAGAGACCCCAGTGTGTAATGGCCAATGGGCAGGAAGTGAGTGAGGCCTTCTGTGAGCTCCTCCAGAAGCCGCTGGCTGGGTTCCAGCCCTGTAACACCTGGGACTGCCCCTCGAGGTGGTTCACGGGCACGTGGTCAGAGTGCTCTGGGTCTTGCGGTGAAGGATTCCGCAGTCGGCAAGTGACCTGTAAGCGCACGAGAGCCAATGGAACTGTGCAGGTGATGCCTCCGAGAGCATGTGCCCCCAGAGAGAGGCCTCTGGGAAGAAGACCCTGCTCCAGTCACCCGTGTGTTCAAGGGCTTATTGAACCAGGGAACCAGAGAACGCTGACAAATCTAGTGTTTTGATAGTATGATCACCCAGTATAATCATCCACTCCCTGTGGTGAAACCCATGcatcagaaaactaaaattaaaaaagagacttccctggtggtccagtggttaagacttcgccttccaatgcagggggtgcgggttcgatccctagtcggggagctaagatcccacgtgcctcgcggccaaaaaaccaaaacataccaccggagcaatattgtaacaaattcaataaagacttttaaaatggtccacatcaaaaaaataaaatataataaaataaatccatgcatCAGGGCCCCTCCGCACTGGGGAACGGGAGAGCCCAACTGCTGCATGACAGTCATGAAACTCAGCTGCACAGGGACCTCACCACACCGCGCAGAGGTCCTGCTTCACGGGACCTTGTTATCCTATGAATGGGCCTCTCTGTTGTAATTAACACAGGCCGCAGGGACCACAAGTTCCCCTCGGCCCTTCTGAAAATGTTCGGGAATGCTAGTGCAGGAAGGTAATACACACTTTCTGCATTTCTGCCCTGCAGTGCAGCAGTTGTTGCTGTTGGGAGTCATTGTGCTAATTCTCTTAGGTCATTTTTCCCTTTAGCTGTTCTGACTAACTCCCAGCACTGCGCGGCTACACACTTGTCTCACTGGAAGATGCACAGCCCCAATTCTGTGCAGGGACGACGCAAAGCAGAGTGTGACGCGTCTTTCTGGAGCATCAAGTTTATTAACCAGAATTGGAAGAACCAAGGAGCTCTTGGAACAAGAActatccccctcccccaccaacacgGAAGACAGAAGAGTAGGGGAGGGGAGACGTGCCCCAGGAATGACAGTCCGGTCTCTGAAGTTTCACCCAGGTGGGGGTTGAGGGGCAGACCTGCAGCCACGGTGGCCTCGCTTTCGGTCGCCCGGGCTGCTCCGGACCATCCTCTGAGCTGGCCAGGGTCTTGGATACGATGCTTCTGAAGGCCGCACAGAGGACACGCTCATCTTCCACTGGACCGGGCCCCAGGGAGCGCGGCGGCCTGACCTTCCTGCCTCGGTCATCCATGGGGTTCACATGGGCTCACTTTATTACGACGCCTCTTGCTGGGCAGCTTGcaacaaagatgttttaaaatgaagttcCAGATTCTCCCAGCCACCCCTTGCTTTTTCTGGCTGTAGCCAGAGAGAGTGGATGAGGACACACTCTCAGGCTGCCCAGTGTGGGAGGACCTTCCAGGGTTGGACACACACAGGGGGCAGCTGGTTCCCTCTGGGGCTCCAATCCTGCTGCTGCTGGAGGTGGATGTCCCAGTGCCACActggggggctgggctgggggtggcagtCCTCGCCTCCAGGCTGGGTGGGGGACAGGCAGACTCACCGGTCTTCTGCCCTGCCTGCTGGTCTTCCTGCAGCTGCACATTTTTTCTCTGGTAGAGCCACCTGGTTTGCACAGAGGACACCACAGGGCTTGGAGAAGGCTCAAGTTCACTGCCACTGAGGTCCCCGGAAGCGAAGGGCATCACAGTTATGATGGAGACCCCCACCTTGGGTTTCCTGGGGCTCACACTGCCTGTTCCAGTGTCCTGGATCTGGTCGCAAGTCAAGCCCGGAGTCCTCACCATTGTCACCTCCAGGTCCTCTTCACAGGGTGGCTGGAGTGGCTCCTTCTGGCCCATGTTCACCCATGGATGCCTCATGAGGTCAGGTAAGGTGCCTCTGTCACTGGGGTTGAGGGCAATCATTTTTCGTAATAGATCCCTTATCTCCAAAGACAGATAAGGTGGGATGGGGTACTGCCCTTGTAGGATTTGCTTCCGCAGTTCCTGGAAGTCTTTTCCCACAAAGGGCTGGGACCCAGTTAC
This genomic window from Eubalaena glacialis isolate mEubGla1 chromosome 8, mEubGla1.1.hap2.+ XY, whole genome shotgun sequence contains:
- the LOC133096668 gene encoding serine/threonine-protein kinase MARK2-like, which translates into the protein MPGLTANSADKEAHIDDFEILHTIGEGTFGKVKLARHILTGTQVAVKVIKKRRQSFSSVQAVFREVCSLKALNHPNIVKLLGVIDTEETFFVVLEYLSGGDMYRYLKIHGRMTEAEARGPFQQLVSALQHCHERGIVHRDLKPLNLLFDSNMNIKLTDFGLSNECDDTGQADTICGTHRYAAPELFLGQSYSGPAVDVWSLGAVLYTMVTGSQPFVGKDFQELRKQILQGQYPIPPYLSLEIRDLLRKMIALNPSDRGTLPDLMRHPWVNMGQKEPLQPPCEEDLEVTMVRTPGLTCDQIQDTGTGSVSPRKPKVGVSIITVMPFASGDLSGSELEPSPSPVVSSVQTRWLYQRKNVQLQEDQQAGQKTGESACPPPSLEARTATPSPAPQCGTGTSTSSSSRIGAPEGTSCPLCVSNPGRSSHTGQPESVSSSTLSGYSQKKQGVAGRIWNFILKHLCCKLPSKRRRNKVSPCEPHG